Proteins found in one Venturia canescens isolate UGA chromosome 8, ASM1945775v1, whole genome shotgun sequence genomic segment:
- the LOC122415386 gene encoding endoplasmic reticulum-Golgi intermediate compartment protein 2 yields the protein MLRRRNVNLKNVKELDAFPKVPDTCIDKSAVGGTFSLVTFCLIVYLIYSETRYFLDSRLQFKYEPDTEIDAKLKLNIDITVAMPCSRLGADILDATNQNLRDFEPLTEEDTWWELSVHQRSHFDALKHMNSYLREEYHAIHELLWKSQQVTFFGDMPERTDDPGYPPNACRIHGSLDLNKVAGNFHITAGKSLSLPTGHVHISAYMSFQDYNFTHRINRFSFGEASPGIIHPLDGDEKIADENMMLYQYFVEIVPTDISTLLHTSKSYQYSVKDHQRPINHNKGSHGIPGIFFKYDTSALKVKVIQQRDSFAQFLVKLCAIVGGVFVTSGLINSVVQTIWYIACCKFLKSPESKNDRRVLITQDLLTEKPNVGPINLINVPTPPCIDLTLHAQ from the exons ATGCTCCGGCGAAGAAacgttaatttgaaaaatgtcaaagaaCTCGACGCATTCCCGAAAGTTCCCGACACGTGTATAGATAAATCGGCGGTCGGGGGAACGT TTTCTCTCGTCACTTTCTGCCTTATTGTGTATTTGATCTACTCCGAGACGAGATACTTTCTCGACAGTAGACTCCAATTCAAATATGAGCCGGACACAGAAATCGATGCTAAATTGAAACTCAACATAGACATCACCGTCGCTATGCCTTGTTCTCGTCTTGGTGCTGACATATTGGATGCCACCAATCAAAATCTTAGAGACTTTGAGCCCCTTACCGAAGAAGACACCTGGTGGGAGTTGTCGGTTCACCAAAGATCTCACTTCGATGCGCTCAAACACATGAATTCCTATCTTAGAGAAGAATATCATGCTATTCATGAATTGTTGTGGAAATCGCAGCAAGTTACATTCTTTGGTGATATGCCAGAAAG aactGATGATCCTGGTTATCCCCCGAACGCGTGTCGCATTCATGGCAGTCTGGATTTAAATAAAGTTGCTGGAAACTTCCACATAACTGCTGGCAAATCTTTGTCTCTTCCAACGGGTCATGTGCACATTTCGGCGTACATGTCCTTTCAGGATTATAATTTCACTCACAGAATCAACAGATTCTCCTTTGGCGAAGCTAGTCCCGGAATTATACATCCTCTTGACGGCGATGAAAAAATAGCTGATGAAA ATATGATGTTATACCAGTATTTTGTTGAAATAGTTCCAACAGATATTTCTACGTTATTACACACATCCAAGTCTTACCAATACAGTGTGAAAGATCATCAAAGACCGATTAATCACAACAAGGGATCCCACGGTATTCCTgggatattttttaaatacgacACAAGCGCTTTGAAAGTCAAAGTGATTCAGCAGCGAGATTcttttgcacaatttttagtgaaattgTGCGCCATCGTTGGCGGTGTGTTTGTAACCAGTG GCCTGATCAACAGCGTGGTCCAAACCATCTGGTACATCGCTTGTTGTAAATTTCTCAAATCACCAGAATCGAAAAATGATCGAAGAGTCTTAATAACCCAAGATCTATTGACCGAAAAACCGAATGTTGGACCGATTAACCTTATCAATGTTCCAACGCCACCATGTATAGATCTTACTTTGCACGCTCAATAA
- the LOC122415389 gene encoding calcium release-activated calcium channel protein 1-like isoform X2, whose translation MSVWSTSTGRNSVFGAEGGEPPSSHLPAALLAHSHAHLHNDNGHCFHKRFHNCQTKMSQSGDGLHTPGYLSWRKLQLSRAKLKASSKTSALLSGFAMVAMVEVQLNSDTKVPPEMLIAFAVCTTLLVAVHMLALMISTCILPNIEAVCNLHSISLVHESPHERLHWYIEVAWAFSTLLGLLLFLLEIAILCWVKFYDFSKVAAWSACIVLIPVLIIFLAFAIHFYRSLVAHKYEVTVSGIRELELLKEQIESTDVEGRNGNLLHGTTHIV comes from the exons ATGTCTGTATGGTCAACGAGCACTGGACGAAACTCAGTATTCGGTGCGGAGGGCGGAGAACCACCCTCGTCGCACCTTCCCGCAGCTCTGTTGGCCCATTCTCACGCCCACCTTCACAACGATAACGGGCATTGTTTCCACAAGCGTTTTCACAACTGCCAG ACAAAGATGTCGCAGTCCGGGGATGGTCTCCACACGCCGGGCTATTTGTCGTGGCGAAAACTCCAACTCAGCCGCGCCAAACTCAAAGCATCGAGCAAGACGTCCGCTCTCCTCTCCGGCTTCGCTATG GTAGCGATGGTTGAGGTGCAACTGAATTCGGATACGAAAGTTCCTCCGGAGATGCTGATAGCGTTTGCGGTCTGCACGACTCTGTTGGTAGCCGTGCACATGCTCGCTCTGATGATATCGACGTGCATATTGCCAAACATCGAGGCCGTTTGTAACCTCCACAGCATAAGTCTCGTCCACGAATCGCCGCACGAGCGTTTGCACTGGTACATCGAGGTGGCGTGGGCGTTTTCAACGCTCCTCGGGCTCCTTTTGTTTCTGCTCGAGATAGCGATATTGTGTTGGGTGAAAttctacgatttttcgaaagtcgCCGCGTGGTCGGCGTGCATCGTACTTATACCAGTGCTCATAATATTCCTCGCATTTGCGATACACTTTTACCGGAGCTTAGTCGCCCACAAGTACGAAGTCACGGTCTCGGGAATAAGGGAACTCGAACTGCTCAAGGAACAAATTGAGTCGACCGACGTCGAAGGCAGAAATGGCAATCTCCTGCACGGAACGACTCACatcgtttga
- the LOC122415389 gene encoding calcium release-activated calcium channel protein 1-like isoform X1, with protein MSVWSTSTGRNSVFGAEGGEPPSSHLPAALLAHSHAHLHNDNGHCFHKRFHNCQTKMSQSGDGLHTPGYLSWRKLQLSRAKLKASSKTSALLSGFAMVRDRSTSGFFARISDRGIIVAMVEVQLNSDTKVPPEMLIAFAVCTTLLVAVHMLALMISTCILPNIEAVCNLHSISLVHESPHERLHWYIEVAWAFSTLLGLLLFLLEIAILCWVKFYDFSKVAAWSACIVLIPVLIIFLAFAIHFYRSLVAHKYEVTVSGIRELELLKEQIESTDVEGRNGNLLHGTTHIV; from the exons ATGTCTGTATGGTCAACGAGCACTGGACGAAACTCAGTATTCGGTGCGGAGGGCGGAGAACCACCCTCGTCGCACCTTCCCGCAGCTCTGTTGGCCCATTCTCACGCCCACCTTCACAACGATAACGGGCATTGTTTCCACAAGCGTTTTCACAACTGCCAG ACAAAGATGTCGCAGTCCGGGGATGGTCTCCACACGCCGGGCTATTTGTCGTGGCGAAAACTCCAACTCAGCCGCGCCAAACTCAAAGCATCGAGCAAGACGTCCGCTCTCCTCTCCGGCTTCGCTATGGTACGTGATCGATCGACCAGTGGCTTCTTCGCTCGAATATCTGATCGTGGCATAATC GTAGCGATGGTTGAGGTGCAACTGAATTCGGATACGAAAGTTCCTCCGGAGATGCTGATAGCGTTTGCGGTCTGCACGACTCTGTTGGTAGCCGTGCACATGCTCGCTCTGATGATATCGACGTGCATATTGCCAAACATCGAGGCCGTTTGTAACCTCCACAGCATAAGTCTCGTCCACGAATCGCCGCACGAGCGTTTGCACTGGTACATCGAGGTGGCGTGGGCGTTTTCAACGCTCCTCGGGCTCCTTTTGTTTCTGCTCGAGATAGCGATATTGTGTTGGGTGAAAttctacgatttttcgaaagtcgCCGCGTGGTCGGCGTGCATCGTACTTATACCAGTGCTCATAATATTCCTCGCATTTGCGATACACTTTTACCGGAGCTTAGTCGCCCACAAGTACGAAGTCACGGTCTCGGGAATAAGGGAACTCGAACTGCTCAAGGAACAAATTGAGTCGACCGACGTCGAAGGCAGAAATGGCAATCTCCTGCACGGAACGACTCACatcgtttga
- the LOC122415389 gene encoding calcium release-activated calcium channel protein 1-like isoform X3: MSQSGDGLHTPGYLSWRKLQLSRAKLKASSKTSALLSGFAMVRDRSTSGFFARISDRGIIVAMVEVQLNSDTKVPPEMLIAFAVCTTLLVAVHMLALMISTCILPNIEAVCNLHSISLVHESPHERLHWYIEVAWAFSTLLGLLLFLLEIAILCWVKFYDFSKVAAWSACIVLIPVLIIFLAFAIHFYRSLVAHKYEVTVSGIRELELLKEQIESTDVEGRNGNLLHGTTHIV; this comes from the exons ATGTCGCAGTCCGGGGATGGTCTCCACACGCCGGGCTATTTGTCGTGGCGAAAACTCCAACTCAGCCGCGCCAAACTCAAAGCATCGAGCAAGACGTCCGCTCTCCTCTCCGGCTTCGCTATGGTACGTGATCGATCGACCAGTGGCTTCTTCGCTCGAATATCTGATCGTGGCATAATC GTAGCGATGGTTGAGGTGCAACTGAATTCGGATACGAAAGTTCCTCCGGAGATGCTGATAGCGTTTGCGGTCTGCACGACTCTGTTGGTAGCCGTGCACATGCTCGCTCTGATGATATCGACGTGCATATTGCCAAACATCGAGGCCGTTTGTAACCTCCACAGCATAAGTCTCGTCCACGAATCGCCGCACGAGCGTTTGCACTGGTACATCGAGGTGGCGTGGGCGTTTTCAACGCTCCTCGGGCTCCTTTTGTTTCTGCTCGAGATAGCGATATTGTGTTGGGTGAAAttctacgatttttcgaaagtcgCCGCGTGGTCGGCGTGCATCGTACTTATACCAGTGCTCATAATATTCCTCGCATTTGCGATACACTTTTACCGGAGCTTAGTCGCCCACAAGTACGAAGTCACGGTCTCGGGAATAAGGGAACTCGAACTGCTCAAGGAACAAATTGAGTCGACCGACGTCGAAGGCAGAAATGGCAATCTCCTGCACGGAACGACTCACatcgtttga
- the LOC122415393 gene encoding MORN repeat-containing protein 3-like, protein MPFLKCIKESVTKSRIEACIRNGPRGYLLFPYRTTNVIYKGDWLNDQRHGKGVELIEATGLQYEGEWSHDKKHGYGELRRIFPDKNRKKIYTGNWVNGKKDGFGRMWYKSGGFYEGDFKENERHGFGRMWKHDGTFYQGTWKNNVYHGDGMLILANGNRYEGYFSNGKKEGRGIFYHIETGQFQDGCWLDDKCEVSTVEDIHWRQSARVPTPYPIPKVRFDSSSHNKM, encoded by the exons ATGCCGTTTTTAAAATGTATAAAAGAGAGCGTTACAAAATCAAGAATCGAAGCTTGCATACGAAATGGTCCACGGGGCTACCTCCTTTTTCCCTACCGCACGACAAATGTAATTTACAAAGGTGATTGGCTGAACGACCAGAGGCACGGAAAAGGCGTGGAGCTGATCGA GGCGACAGGACTGCAATACGAAGGCGAATGGTCCCACGACAAAAAACACGGTTACGGTGAGCTCCGAAGGATTTTTCCAGacaaaaatcgcaaaaaaattTACACCGGAAATTGGGTGAACGGAAAAAAAGATGGGTTTGGTCGCATGTGGTACAAAAGTGGTGGATTCTACGAAGGAGATTTCAAGGAGAACGAGAGACACGGTTTCGGCCGCATGTGGAAACACGATGGCACGTTTTATCAAGGCACGTGGAAAAACAATGTTTATCATGGCGATGGAATGTTGATTTTAG CAAATGGTAATCGTTACGAgggttatttttcaaatggaaagaaagaagGTCGAGGTATTTTTTATCACATAGAAACAGGTCAATTTCAGGACGGTTGTTGGCTCGATGATAAATGCGAAGTGAGCACGGTGGAAGACATTCATTGGCGTCAATCCGCACGAGTGCCAACTCCCTACCCAATTCCAAAGGTCAGATTTGATTCCTCATCACACAACAAAATGTAG